One stretch of Nocardia mangyaensis DNA includes these proteins:
- a CDS encoding ABC transporter ATP-binding protein yields the protein MLTLTDVVREYRLGGETVRALDGVAVTIEPGRFVSIVGPSGAGKSTLLHLLGALDSPTSGSIAFRGQEISDLTDDRRSEFRLRQVGFVFQFFNLLPTMSAWENVAVPRLLATGAHRDARRRATELLHLVGLADRAEHRPAELSGGQMQRVAIARALMMDPPLVLADEPTGNLDSRTGADIMTLLADIAHDTSRERAVVMVTHDQQAARRTDRVITLRDGRIHSDEPCTPPPTPDESSCV from the coding sequence ATGTTGACCTTGACCGATGTCGTCCGCGAGTACCGACTGGGTGGGGAGACCGTACGCGCACTCGACGGCGTCGCCGTGACGATCGAGCCCGGCCGTTTCGTCTCCATCGTCGGCCCGTCCGGCGCGGGCAAGAGCACTCTGCTGCATCTGCTCGGCGCACTGGATTCACCCACCTCCGGCTCCATCGCCTTTCGCGGCCAGGAGATCAGCGACCTGACCGACGACCGTCGGTCCGAATTCCGTTTGCGTCAGGTCGGATTCGTCTTCCAGTTCTTCAATCTCCTCCCCACCATGTCGGCGTGGGAGAACGTCGCGGTACCGCGGCTGCTGGCCACCGGAGCGCATCGCGATGCACGCCGCCGTGCCACCGAGTTGCTGCATCTGGTCGGCCTGGCGGACCGCGCCGAACACCGTCCCGCCGAATTGTCCGGCGGTCAGATGCAGCGGGTGGCCATCGCCCGCGCCCTGATGATGGATCCGCCGCTCGTCCTGGCCGACGAACCCACCGGCAACCTCGATTCCCGCACCGGCGCCGACATCATGACCCTGCTCGCCGACATCGCCCATGACACCTCCCGCGAACGCGCCGTTGTGATGGTCACCCACGACCAGCAGGCCGCGCGACGCACCGACCGCGTGATCACGCTGCGCGACGGACGGATTCACAGCGACGAACCCTGCACTCCCCCACCGACACCCGACGAGTCCTCGTGCGTCTGA
- a CDS encoding sulfatase, whose translation MFPSRTLRRALTAPAAALLAVTGGLSAASAAPERVDERPNIVMILADDLDATTTPVWEAMPRTAALIRDRGMELTESFAPMPICCAARSSILTGQYGHNTGVLTNAGPVGGFESFRDNGNEDHTIATVLHDAGYRTGMAGKYMNGLENDPGHIPPGWDDWNAGVDNFLYSGYNYTLNENGTFVKYGVTPADYQTDVIANKSRAFITDAAASGQPFFWYALPTAPHFPIPPAPRHIPETRPTAAPRSPNYQEADVSDKPSWLIDTAAARAATIAATNDIDYTNRLGSLKALDEMVADIVATLAATNELDNTYLVFTSDNGYSLGAHRLTQKMAPYEESMRVPLAIAGPGISSGRSAAMALSIDLAPTLFDWAGTDIPGHVDGRSLVPVLAGDDTGWRTDFLAEYGGAGFNGRNGIIQEQVPGTETPAMYMFDMPSWSAVRTGRYLYTRWYDRERPLEDREYELYDLEVDPYQLTNLIKTDEGRAANAQLVEDLDRRLTELNSCTSLSCH comes from the coding sequence ATGTTTCCCAGCCGCACACTACGGCGAGCACTGACCGCCCCCGCAGCGGCGCTGCTGGCGGTCACCGGCGGCCTGTCCGCGGCATCGGCCGCACCCGAACGCGTCGACGAGCGGCCGAACATTGTGATGATCCTCGCCGACGACCTGGACGCGACCACCACACCGGTCTGGGAGGCGATGCCACGCACCGCCGCGCTGATCCGTGATCGCGGTATGGAATTGACCGAGAGCTTCGCGCCCATGCCGATCTGCTGCGCTGCCCGCTCGTCCATCCTCACCGGACAGTACGGCCACAACACCGGAGTGCTCACCAACGCCGGACCGGTCGGCGGATTCGAATCATTCCGCGACAACGGCAACGAGGACCACACCATCGCCACCGTGCTCCACGACGCGGGCTACCGGACCGGCATGGCCGGCAAGTACATGAACGGTCTCGAGAACGACCCGGGCCACATCCCGCCCGGCTGGGACGACTGGAATGCCGGGGTCGACAACTTCCTGTACTCCGGCTACAACTACACCCTCAACGAGAACGGCACCTTCGTCAAATACGGTGTGACGCCGGCCGACTACCAGACCGACGTCATCGCGAACAAGTCGCGCGCCTTCATCACCGACGCCGCCGCGTCCGGGCAGCCGTTCTTCTGGTATGCCCTGCCCACCGCCCCACACTTCCCCATCCCGCCCGCACCCCGGCATATCCCCGAAACCCGGCCCACCGCCGCACCGCGCTCACCGAACTACCAGGAAGCCGATGTATCCGACAAGCCCTCCTGGCTCATCGACACCGCCGCGGCGCGCGCGGCCACCATCGCGGCCACCAACGACATCGACTACACCAACCGCCTCGGCTCACTGAAAGCTCTGGACGAGATGGTCGCCGACATCGTTGCGACTCTCGCGGCCACCAATGAACTGGACAACACCTACCTGGTGTTCACCTCCGACAACGGGTACAGCCTCGGTGCCCACCGGCTCACCCAGAAAATGGCCCCCTACGAGGAGTCCATGAGGGTGCCGCTCGCCATCGCCGGGCCAGGAATCTCGTCCGGACGCAGCGCCGCGATGGCGCTGTCGATCGATCTCGCCCCCACCCTCTTCGATTGGGCCGGTACCGACATTCCCGGCCATGTCGACGGCCGCTCTCTCGTCCCGGTCCTCGCCGGCGACGACACCGGGTGGCGCACAGACTTCCTGGCCGAATACGGTGGCGCGGGCTTCAATGGACGCAATGGCATCATCCAGGAGCAAGTCCCCGGCACCGAGACCCCCGCCATGTACATGTTCGACATGCCGTCATGGAGCGCGGTGCGCACCGGCCGATACCTGTACACGCGCTGGTACGACCGCGAACGTCCCCTCGAAGACCGCGAATACGAACTCTACGACCTGGAAGTCGACCCCTATCAGCTGACCAACCTCATCAAGACCGATGAGGGCCGCGCCGCAAACGCCCAACTGGTCGAGGACCTCGACCGTCGCCTCACCGAACTGAACTCCTGTACCTCCCTGTCCTGCCACTGA
- a CDS encoding response regulator transcription factor has product MTPADAGREHCVLVVDDDRNVRESLQRGLELSGFAVLTAGDGAQAIRSCTEHDPDVIVLDMQMPRLSGLGVITALRAAGNDVPICVLSAHSAPDDRIMGLQAGADDYLVKPFVFDELTARLHALLRRYRTTRPEPARAEPLTLGSLRIDAAGRRVRRAGRELDLTRREYELLTVLAAHHDVVQSRERLLATVWGYTFDTDTNVVDVFVSYLRRKLEAAGEPRIIHTVRGVGYVLRAD; this is encoded by the coding sequence GTGACACCAGCCGACGCCGGCCGCGAGCACTGTGTGCTGGTCGTCGATGACGACCGCAACGTGCGTGAGTCGCTGCAGCGCGGACTCGAGCTGTCCGGGTTCGCGGTGCTCACCGCAGGCGACGGCGCTCAGGCGATCCGGTCGTGCACCGAGCACGATCCCGATGTGATCGTGCTCGACATGCAGATGCCGCGCCTGAGCGGACTCGGTGTGATCACCGCTCTGCGAGCCGCGGGCAACGACGTCCCCATCTGTGTGCTCAGCGCCCACAGCGCTCCCGATGACCGGATCATGGGCTTGCAGGCCGGGGCCGATGACTACCTGGTCAAACCGTTCGTCTTCGACGAGCTCACCGCGCGCCTGCACGCACTGCTGCGCCGCTACCGTACGACCCGGCCCGAGCCCGCGCGGGCCGAACCTTTGACGCTGGGCTCGCTGCGTATCGATGCCGCCGGCCGCCGCGTCCGCCGTGCGGGTCGCGAACTCGATCTCACCCGCCGCGAATACGAACTGCTCACCGTCCTGGCAGCTCATCACGACGTCGTGCAGTCCCGCGAGCGGCTACTCGCAACCGTGTGGGGCTATACCTTCGACACCGATACCAATGTCGTAGACGTTTTCGTCAGCTACCTGCGGCGCAAACTCGAGGCCGCCGGCGAACCCCGCATCATCCACACCGTCCGCGGCGTGGGCTACGTCCTGCGCGCCGATTGA
- a CDS encoding ABC transporter permease, whose product MGQFLQFVFLGLSTGAVYAVLASSLVGVHAATGIINFAQGAFALWAVYVVAALRTDGTFVLPLGSIALGSEDHPVPMAAAIALGVASATVWALLAHLVVFRPLRQAPVLAQVVASVGLMLFIQALVGLRFDTENLFAAPILPESTVSVAGALVNVSDLILAAIAITIAVGLRAYFTLTTAGIATRASSEDELAARLTGYSPDRLAAIVWTLTGAACGLIGVLAAFTIGLNETSYTFYVIPALAAALVGRLSSFGVACAAGLTLGSFQAVILWVDTKDWWPNWAQAGLGDAVPFVIVVVTLFLLGGRIPARGSLGAVKMPAVRIPRVAITPTLVVLTVAVLAIVATTGTWRYGVVTSIILSLIALSLVLLTGYLGQISLASMAFAGTAGFALSKLSTEWHVPFPLGIIAAALTATALGILVAVPALRIRGAQLAVVTLAAALAIQSFVFNNPSLTPAQGNIIADPTLFGIDLGVRDGTNLVTLRFALMVLVVVTICTLAVMRIMAGATGRAMLAVRSNERAAASVGIDVAATKLLGFAVSSFLAGIGGCLIGYSRGQLSAGSFTVMIGLTLLAMTYVGGITSVSGAFIAGTVGPLGVGYVFLNQTLDLGEYYEVIAASVLLLMAVLNPVGVAGAVTSAIEWLTAAIPRRRNHETTGDNAAQSGKKAAAHVR is encoded by the coding sequence ATGGGCCAGTTCTTGCAGTTCGTCTTCTTAGGTCTGTCGACCGGCGCGGTGTACGCGGTCTTGGCCTCGTCGCTGGTGGGAGTGCACGCCGCGACCGGCATCATCAATTTCGCGCAGGGCGCGTTCGCCCTGTGGGCGGTCTACGTCGTGGCGGCACTGCGGACCGACGGAACGTTCGTCCTACCGCTCGGCAGCATCGCGCTCGGCAGCGAAGACCATCCGGTTCCCATGGCGGCGGCGATCGCGCTAGGAGTCGCCTCCGCGACGGTATGGGCATTGCTGGCGCATCTGGTGGTGTTCCGACCCCTGCGCCAGGCGCCGGTGTTGGCACAGGTGGTCGCCTCGGTCGGCCTGATGTTGTTCATCCAGGCATTGGTGGGGCTGCGATTCGACACCGAGAACCTTTTCGCGGCACCGATCCTGCCGGAGAGCACCGTGTCCGTGGCCGGTGCGCTGGTCAACGTATCCGACCTCATCCTGGCCGCGATCGCGATCACGATCGCGGTCGGTCTGCGGGCCTACTTCACGCTCACCACCGCCGGCATCGCGACTCGCGCGAGCTCGGAAGACGAACTCGCCGCGCGCTTGACCGGCTATTCGCCCGATCGGCTCGCGGCGATCGTGTGGACGCTGACCGGCGCCGCGTGCGGGCTGATCGGGGTCCTCGCCGCGTTCACCATCGGGTTGAACGAGACGAGCTACACGTTCTATGTGATCCCGGCGCTGGCGGCGGCGCTGGTCGGACGACTGTCGTCGTTCGGCGTGGCCTGTGCGGCGGGGTTGACGTTGGGTTCGTTCCAGGCGGTCATCCTCTGGGTCGACACCAAGGACTGGTGGCCCAATTGGGCGCAAGCCGGGCTCGGCGACGCTGTGCCCTTCGTCATCGTCGTCGTCACGTTGTTCCTGCTCGGCGGGCGGATTCCGGCTCGTGGCTCGCTCGGGGCGGTCAAGATGCCCGCCGTGCGAATTCCCCGGGTCGCGATCACGCCGACCCTGGTGGTTCTGACAGTCGCGGTCCTCGCGATCGTCGCGACCACCGGGACGTGGCGCTACGGCGTCGTCACCTCGATCATCCTGTCGCTGATCGCGTTGTCGCTGGTATTGCTGACCGGATATCTCGGTCAGATCTCGCTGGCGAGTATGGCTTTCGCCGGCACGGCGGGATTCGCGTTGTCGAAACTGTCGACCGAATGGCACGTTCCCTTTCCGCTGGGCATCATCGCGGCCGCCTTGACGGCTACCGCGTTGGGGATTCTGGTCGCGGTGCCCGCGTTGCGCATCCGTGGCGCCCAATTGGCGGTGGTGACTCTGGCCGCCGCACTGGCGATCCAGAGCTTCGTGTTCAACAACCCGTCCCTGACTCCCGCGCAGGGCAACATCATCGCCGACCCGACCCTGTTCGGGATCGACCTGGGGGTTCGCGACGGCACCAACCTTGTCACCCTGCGCTTTGCGCTGATGGTGCTGGTGGTCGTCACGATCTGCACGTTGGCGGTGATGCGGATCATGGCGGGCGCCACCGGTCGTGCGATGCTCGCGGTGCGCTCCAACGAGCGAGCAGCGGCATCGGTAGGAATCGACGTCGCGGCAACGAAATTGCTCGGCTTCGCGGTCTCGTCGTTCCTCGCCGGCATCGGTGGTTGCCTGATCGGCTACAGCAGAGGACAGCTTTCGGCGGGTTCGTTCACCGTGATGATCGGCTTGACGCTGTTGGCGATGACCTACGTCGGTGGCATCACCTCCGTATCGGGCGCGTTCATCGCCGGCACCGTCGGCCCGCTGGGAGTCGGCTACGTATTCCTCAACCAGACTCTCGACCTCGGCGAGTACTACGAGGTCATCGCCGCGAGCGTGCTGTTGCTGATGGCGGTGCTCAACCCGGTCGGCGTCGCGGGGGCGGTGACGTCGGCGATCGAGTGGCTCACCGCGGCGATCCCACGCCGACGCAACCATGAAACGACCGGCGACAACGCCGCGCAGTCGGGAAAGAAGGCAGCAGCGCATGTCCGATAA
- a CDS encoding ABC transporter ATP-binding protein, translating into MTTSATSETPLIEVKPALNIAGLAVGYGGVPAVRDLNAHVRAGEILALLGPNGAGKTTTLLASVGALPALSGTITALGEPLDRRVEANARRGIILVPDSRGVFHRLSVDDNLRLARRKHGPSVDDVFDYFPALRSMRSRRCGTLSGGEQQMLALAKALLCAPKILLVDELSLGLSPIAVEGLLPRLRQIADDQHMAVVLVEQHIELALSIADTAVVLHHGRSVMSGSATELRGRRDMVEAAYFGSVEEPSGDRTGVPERQ; encoded by the coding sequence ATGACCACATCGGCGACGTCGGAAACGCCGCTGATCGAGGTGAAGCCCGCCTTGAATATCGCAGGGCTCGCCGTCGGATACGGCGGCGTGCCCGCCGTTCGCGATCTGAACGCCCACGTACGTGCGGGCGAGATTCTCGCGCTCTTGGGTCCGAACGGAGCAGGCAAGACCACCACCCTGCTCGCGTCGGTCGGGGCACTGCCCGCGCTCTCGGGCACCATCACCGCGCTCGGCGAACCCCTGGACCGACGCGTCGAAGCCAACGCGCGCCGTGGCATCATCCTGGTTCCCGACAGCCGTGGCGTGTTCCACCGCCTGTCGGTCGACGACAACCTGCGCCTGGCCCGCCGCAAACACGGCCCCTCCGTCGATGACGTCTTCGACTACTTCCCCGCTCTCCGGTCGATGCGCTCCCGCCGGTGCGGCACACTCTCCGGCGGCGAACAACAGATGCTCGCCCTGGCGAAAGCGCTGCTGTGCGCACCGAAGATCCTGCTCGTCGACGAACTCAGCCTCGGCCTGTCGCCGATCGCCGTGGAGGGCCTGCTCCCGCGGCTGCGTCAGATAGCCGACGACCAGCACATGGCCGTGGTGCTGGTCGAACAACACATTGAACTGGCACTGTCGATCGCCGATACGGCGGTCGTGCTCCATCACGGCAGATCCGTCATGTCGGGCTCCGCGACCGAGCTTCGTGGTCGCCGAGATATGGTCGAGGCGGCGTACTTCGGTAGTGTCGAAGAGCCCTCGGGTGACCGGACAGGTGTGCCCGAGCGACAGTGA
- a CDS encoding ABC transporter substrate-binding protein, which translates to MGIRTGRIAVAALAATCVFSVVSCSDNSSSEAGSTTSIAPGVLATGDPIKVGLFNPSKGPATQAGVTTGKNAAIEYINNQIGGINGRPIEVIDCGIDNTSPESTISCANQFVQAGVVAAVDGYNAESAAAMPILTSAEIPLVGQIPFNTATGAVPENRVFFGPPPAAFLVGFLQSLKQAGKDSLTLVNADLPQAHQVFDSLLTPLGQQLGIDVKSAYYPPAGPNFTALASTIADGSPAAGGLMTAPNDNTCNKLAQALKSVKYSGTVFLAACTEFVDVLGAQAVGAQSYSPVWLPPAIDSAPEPAKSNLRTAEQFIDNAGGTAGFYAYGTFATFVDLARALTSAPPAEFTGPAILTALKGLADYQSFLGPKLNCGKATSPNCTTDMLLFEVTGDKKTAPVSGGFITPNPEVLKLIPGAA; encoded by the coding sequence ATGGGTATCAGAACCGGCCGGATCGCCGTAGCGGCGTTGGCCGCCACGTGTGTGTTCTCGGTTGTCTCGTGCAGCGACAACAGCAGTTCCGAAGCGGGCAGCACGACCTCGATCGCACCGGGGGTCTTGGCTACCGGCGACCCGATCAAGGTCGGCTTGTTCAATCCCTCGAAGGGCCCGGCGACGCAGGCGGGCGTGACAACGGGCAAAAACGCGGCGATCGAGTACATCAACAACCAGATCGGCGGAATCAACGGCCGACCGATCGAGGTCATCGACTGCGGAATCGACAACACTTCGCCGGAATCGACGATCTCGTGCGCCAACCAGTTCGTACAGGCAGGCGTGGTGGCGGCGGTCGACGGCTACAACGCCGAATCGGCCGCGGCCATGCCGATCCTGACCTCCGCGGAAATTCCACTGGTCGGTCAGATTCCCTTCAATACCGCGACCGGCGCCGTGCCCGAGAACCGTGTGTTCTTCGGTCCGCCGCCCGCGGCGTTCCTGGTCGGATTCCTCCAGTCGCTCAAGCAGGCCGGAAAGGACTCGTTGACCTTGGTCAACGCTGATCTGCCCCAGGCGCATCAGGTGTTCGACAGCCTGCTCACCCCATTGGGCCAACAATTGGGAATCGACGTCAAGAGCGCGTACTATCCGCCCGCGGGACCGAATTTCACCGCACTCGCGTCCACGATCGCGGACGGTTCCCCCGCGGCGGGCGGTCTGATGACCGCGCCCAACGACAACACCTGCAACAAGCTGGCGCAAGCGCTGAAGTCCGTAAAGTATTCGGGCACAGTGTTCTTGGCCGCGTGCACGGAATTCGTCGACGTTTTGGGGGCCCAGGCCGTCGGTGCTCAGTCGTATTCGCCGGTGTGGCTGCCGCCTGCCATCGACTCGGCTCCCGAACCGGCCAAATCGAATCTGAGGACAGCCGAGCAATTCATCGACAACGCCGGCGGAACGGCCGGGTTCTACGCGTACGGCACCTTCGCCACCTTCGTCGATCTCGCTCGGGCGCTCACCTCGGCGCCCCCGGCGGAGTTCACCGGGCCTGCCATCCTCACCGCGCTCAAGGGGCTGGCCGATTATCAGAGCTTCCTCGGTCCGAAATTGAACTGCGGCAAGGCCACCTCACCCAACTGCACCACGGACATGTTGCTGTTCGAGGTGACCGGAGACAAGAAGACGGCACCTGTATCCGGCGGGTTCATCACGCCGAATCCCGAAGTTCTCAAATTGATTCCGGGTGCGGCGTAA
- a CDS encoding sensor histidine kinase, protein MLALSLRTRVALATGLGALVIVAGLVLAVSHLVARNNIDHLDNQLDTAVGLIELNADTVGLFLGRVGDAGAFAVTLRDHGVVVASTTTQLPELPAGYSTRDIDGTGYRIRTDTISESTGRSRTVSVAAPTARAQTVTRAQQQRVAATGIAAVLVATGLGWVLGGRAVRPLVELTHRISAGTLTPDLTGTGGGIREARQLSTAVADMLDRISQANDQRESALETARTFASTAAHELRTPLTAMRTDLEVMRGLDLPWYQRTDLIDDVLRKQGGIEVTLTALEQLASGELARDDQRILVDLIDIADEAARDARRHHPAVTVDVRSEPPLPVRGLPTGLRLVLDNAVANAVRHGHATIIHIAAHREGDRVIITIDDNGTGIPPGERDAVFQRFYRGSNAARDGSGLGLALIAQQAQLHRGRAFLTDSPLGGTRLTIEIAADHPVEPDQQRNPPHPS, encoded by the coding sequence ATGCTTGCGCTGTCACTACGCACCCGCGTCGCCCTGGCCACCGGCCTCGGTGCCCTCGTCATCGTGGCCGGACTCGTCCTGGCCGTCTCCCACCTCGTCGCTCGCAACAACATCGATCACCTCGACAACCAGCTCGACACCGCCGTTGGTCTCATCGAGCTCAACGCCGATACCGTCGGCCTGTTCCTGGGCCGGGTCGGTGACGCCGGCGCGTTCGCCGTCACACTGCGCGACCACGGCGTTGTCGTCGCCTCCACCACCACCCAGCTCCCCGAGCTGCCAGCCGGCTATTCCACTCGCGATATCGACGGCACCGGCTACCGCATCCGCACCGACACCATCAGCGAGAGCACCGGCCGTTCTCGCACGGTCTCGGTGGCGGCTCCCACCGCCCGCGCCCAGACCGTCACCCGCGCCCAGCAGCAACGCGTGGCGGCCACCGGCATCGCGGCGGTCCTGGTCGCGACCGGCCTCGGTTGGGTACTCGGTGGCCGGGCCGTGCGGCCCCTGGTCGAGCTGACCCATCGCATCAGCGCCGGCACGCTCACTCCCGACCTCACCGGCACCGGTGGTGGCATCCGCGAGGCGCGCCAACTGTCGACCGCGGTCGCTGACATGCTCGACCGCATCAGTCAGGCGAACGACCAGCGAGAATCGGCGCTCGAGACCGCACGCACCTTCGCCTCCACCGCCGCACACGAGCTGCGCACCCCCCTCACTGCGATGCGCACCGACCTCGAAGTCATGCGCGGACTGGACCTGCCGTGGTACCAGCGCACCGACCTGATCGACGATGTCCTGCGCAAACAGGGTGGAATCGAGGTCACCCTCACCGCCCTCGAACAGCTGGCCTCCGGCGAACTCGCCCGCGACGACCAGCGCATTCTCGTCGACCTCATCGATATCGCCGACGAAGCCGCGCGTGACGCCCGCCGCCACCATCCCGCCGTCACCGTCGACGTCCGCAGTGAACCACCCCTGCCCGTGCGCGGACTACCCACCGGACTGCGCCTGGTGCTCGACAACGCCGTCGCCAATGCGGTCAGGCACGGCCACGCCACCATCATCCACATAGCCGCTCACCGCGAGGGCGACCGCGTCATCATCACCATCGACGACAACGGCACCGGCATCCCACCCGGCGAGCGCGACGCGGTCTTCCAACGCTTCTACCGTGGCAGCAACGCCGCCCGCGACGGTTCCGGCCTAGGACTCGCCCTCATCGCCCAGCAAGCCCAGCTCCACCGCGGCCGAGCCTTCCTCACTGACAGCCCCCTCGGCGGCACCCGCCTCACCATCGAGATCGCTGCCGACCATCCAGTCGAGCCTGATCAGCAGAGAAACCCGCCCCACCCGTCATAG
- a CDS encoding TetR/AcrR family transcriptional regulator, translating into MTETGHSDRRDKAPARRSTRNRPTDTGLLDAACAVIAEVGVDRATMDSIAQRADTSRVTLYAHFGSRDALIDAVIERELAALTTWMFEIYDNGETMRYGQRARYSIESLFDYARRHPEGFRVLLDNRYDDGHPGRRLSAALEPRIAERLRANYAERGTPINTGADTLATMLLGISLDVAYRAVILAGADIGAACDLAVTASLAVLRSVDPEQLRAIDTRPPPTP; encoded by the coding sequence TTGACCGAGACCGGGCACTCGGATCGACGAGACAAGGCGCCTGCACGACGCAGCACCCGCAATCGCCCGACCGACACCGGACTCCTCGATGCGGCATGCGCGGTGATCGCCGAGGTCGGCGTCGACCGAGCCACGATGGACAGTATCGCTCAGCGCGCCGATACCTCCAGAGTGACGCTCTATGCCCATTTCGGCTCCCGCGACGCACTGATCGACGCTGTCATCGAGCGCGAGCTCGCCGCGTTGACCACTTGGATGTTCGAGATCTATGACAACGGCGAGACGATGAGATACGGCCAGCGGGCCCGATACTCGATCGAATCGCTCTTCGATTACGCGCGCCGCCACCCCGAGGGATTCCGTGTCCTGCTCGACAACCGATACGACGACGGCCACCCTGGGCGTCGGTTGTCTGCCGCCCTCGAACCACGTATCGCCGAACGACTGCGCGCCAACTACGCCGAACGGGGGACACCCATCAACACCGGCGCGGACACACTCGCCACGATGCTCCTCGGCATCAGCTTGGACGTGGCCTACCGGGCCGTTATCCTCGCGGGCGCCGACATCGGCGCGGCCTGTGACCTGGCTGTCACAGCGTCGCTCGCGGTCCTGCGGTCCGTCGATCCCGAGCAGCTACGTGCCATCGACACCCGCCCTCCGCCGACTCCGTAG
- a CDS encoding ABC transporter ATP-binding protein gives MSDNAQPLLRTHGLSVRYGGVVANTDIDIAVDAGEIVGLIGPNGAGKTTFVDAVTGFTEYTGSVTLDGIVLDRLGTHRRRRAGLARTWQAGELFGDLTVAQNLAVAIQPAGLRTLFADIVGRSVPPSETIDAALELVGVPGVAAQRPDELALGQQKLVGVARALVGGSKVVLLDEPAAGLDTHESREFGRHLRRIAAAGIGVLLIDHDMSLVLDTCARLYVLDFGAVIAAGEPARIREDPRVIAAYLGTTRPDGNDSAAQPARPAGDSK, from the coding sequence ATGTCCGATAACGCGCAGCCCCTGTTGCGTACCCACGGATTGTCGGTTCGCTACGGCGGTGTCGTGGCCAACACCGACATCGATATCGCCGTCGACGCCGGAGAAATCGTGGGTCTGATCGGTCCCAACGGGGCGGGGAAGACCACATTCGTCGACGCGGTCACCGGATTCACCGAGTACACCGGAAGCGTCACCCTCGATGGCATCGTGCTCGACCGACTCGGCACGCATCGACGACGCCGTGCCGGATTGGCCCGGACCTGGCAGGCGGGTGAGCTTTTCGGCGACCTCACCGTCGCGCAGAATCTCGCCGTCGCGATCCAACCGGCAGGTCTGCGCACGCTGTTCGCCGACATCGTCGGACGTTCCGTGCCGCCGAGTGAGACCATCGACGCTGCCCTGGAATTGGTGGGCGTGCCCGGCGTCGCGGCCCAGCGTCCCGACGAATTGGCCCTCGGCCAGCAGAAACTCGTCGGGGTGGCGCGCGCGCTTGTCGGCGGCTCGAAGGTGGTGCTCCTCGACGAACCCGCCGCGGGACTCGACACCCACGAAAGCCGAGAGTTCGGTCGGCATCTGCGGCGCATCGCGGCGGCCGGCATCGGTGTTCTACTCATCGATCACGACATGTCACTGGTCCTCGACACCTGTGCGCGACTGTATGTTCTGGACTTCGGTGCCGTCATCGCCGCCGGAGAGCCCGCGCGAATCCGGGAAGACCCGCGGGTGATCGCCGCGTATCTCGGCACCACCCGCCCCGACGGCAACGACAGCGCTGCGCAACCGGCCCGACCTGCAGGAGACAGCAAATGA